The proteins below come from a single Miscanthus floridulus cultivar M001 chromosome 1, ASM1932011v1, whole genome shotgun sequence genomic window:
- the LOC136543718 gene encoding glucan endo-1,3-beta-glucosidase 4-like, with protein sequence MLQKRWKGCIFFFSLAFLLCNASGVVLMMASENSPSEFAKIVQSKQTRQARVCGADPQLLSSLAGIDDAEVMVTIPNEQLEHVAEFQEEADLWVAANVARFLPATRITHVLAGDDVLLASSPGSSAYFLVPAMVNLRSALAAAGLGGRVKVSSALSGEALADPAWSGVVAHVLRFLESSGSPLFLKSRPSEASDAKVDSAYAAMRALGVSRVPVIAADLAAAGGVAVVPYYYYGYGYGYPGAGGQRRSLATGTFCVALQNADPAALQAGLNFACGPGHADCSAIQPGGACYQQNNLPALASYAYNDYYQKMASTGATCSFNGTATTTTNDPSSGSCVFAGSSTAGGSNSSVPVGASPPTSLSPPTGFTPPVGSTPPSSSEFTPPSGFTPPAGGGFGPGFGTPPGSFNGTGSFGPSGTLNPYNGVSRGLSRAGLTALSAAAVAVLLVSLDAM encoded by the exons ATGTTGCAGAAAAGATGGAAGGGatgcatcttcttcttctccctcgccttCCTTCTCTGCAACGCATCAG GTGTAGTACTGATGATGGCTTCAGAAAACTCTCCGTCGGAGTTCGCCAAGATCGTTCAGTCTAAGCAGACAAGGCAAGCTCGCGTGTGCGGAGCCGACCCTCAGCTGCTGAGCTCCCTGGCAGGCATCGACGACGCAGAGGTGATGGTCACCATCCCCAACGAACAGCTGGAGCACGTGGCCGAGTTCCAGGAGGAGGCCGACCTCTGGGTCGCCGCCAACGTCGCGCGGTTCCTCCCTGCGACCAGGATCACGCACGTCCTGGCGGGCGACGACGTGCTGCTGGCGAGCTCCCCGGGCAGCAGCGCCTACTTCCTGGTTCCGGCGATGGTCAACCTCCGTTCGGCCCTCGCCGCCGCGGGCCTCGGCGGCCGCGTCAAGGTGTCCAGCGCGCTGTCCGGCGAGGCGCTGGCCGACCCGGCGTGGTCGGGCGTCGTGGCCCACGTCCTGCGTTTCCTCGAGTCGTCCGGCTCGCCGCTGTTCCTCAAGTCGCGCCCGTCGGAGGCCAGCGACGCCAAGGTCGACTCCGCGTACGCCGCGATGCGCGCGCTGGGCGTCTCGCGCGTCCCCGTGATCGCGGCGGACCTCGCGGCCGCCGGCGGCGTGGCGGTGGTGCCGTACTACTACTACGGATACGGCTACGGCTACCCGGGTGCGGGTGGTCAGCGGCGGTCGCTGGCGACGGGGACGTTCTGCGTGGCGCTGCAGAACGCGGACCCGGCGGCGCTGCAGGCCGGGCTCAACTTTGCGTGCGGGCCGGGCCACGCCGACTGCTCCGCCATCCAGCCCGGCGGCGCCTGCTACCAGCAGAACAACCTGCCGGCGCTCGCGTCCTACGCCTACAACGACTACTACCAGAAGATGGCCAGCACCGGCGCCACCTGCTCCTTCAAcggcaccgccaccaccaccaccaatgaCCCAa GTTCAGGCTCTTGCGTTTTCGCGGGAAG CTCCACGGCGGGAGGCTCCAACTCGAGCGTGCCGGTGGGCGCGAGCCCGCCGACCAGCCTCTCCCCTCCGACGGGCTTCACGCCTCCAGTCGGCTCTACCCCCCCGTCGTCGTCGGAGTTCACCCCTCCGTCCGGCTTCACCCCGCCAGCTGGAGGCGGCTTTGGACCCGGATTCGGCACCCCGCCGGGTTCCTTCAATGGCACCGGGTCGTTCGGGCCGAGCGGCACGCTCAACCCTTACAACGGCGTGTCCCGTGGGTTGTCGCGCGCCGGCTTGACGGCTCTGTCCGCCgctgccgtcgccgttcttcttgtGTCCTTGGATGCGATGTGA
- the LOC136465191 gene encoding uncharacterized protein → MAPSSHHSDSSSDDDLFVALAAASVIQGISIRHHVPVILDMDEGNYGQWRHFFDPTLGKFELEGHGVFDIVRRDRHNAFFLWHAVEGLFQDNKLQRAVYLEIVLRILQQGDMSMNDYCTKLKRIADQLRDIGHPVSEPSQVLNLLRGLNPRYRYVKPVITSKYLSYSF, encoded by the exons ATGGCGCCCTCCTCCCACCACTCCGACTCCTCTTCGGATGACGACCTCTTCGtcgccctcgccgccgcctcTGTGATCCAGGGCATCTCCATCCGCCACCACGTCCCTGTCATCCTCGACATGGACGAGGGGAACTACGGGCAGTGGCGCCACTTCTTCGATCCCACCCTCGGCAAATTTGAGCTCGAGGGCCAC GGTGTCTTCGACATCGTTCGCCGCGATCGCCACAACGCTTTCTTCCTATGGCACGCCGTCGAAGGTTTGTTCCAGGACAACAAGCTGCAGCGCGCCGTGTACCTAGAGATCGTGCTGCGCATCCTGCAGCAAGGCGACATGTCCATGAACGACTACTGCACCAAGCTGAAACGGATCGCGGATCAGCTGCGCGACATTGGCCATCCCGTCTCCGAGCCGAGTCAGGTGCTCAACCTCCTCCGCGGCCTCAATCCCCGGTACCGCTACGTCAAGCCGGTGATCACATCCAAGTACCTGTCGTACTCCTTCTAG
- the LOC136543710 gene encoding probable polyamine transporter At3g13620, with amino-acid sequence MNQEIQITKLPSQRQQQQELPLPPEDGTIVKDHTSQDEQQQAAQGRHGAVQGGGHHHHRHRSSSKLTVLPLIFLIYFEVAGGPYGSERAFRAAGPLFTLLGFLVFPFAWGVPESLVTAELSAALPGNGGFVRWADLAFGPFAGSLLGTWKYLSCVINIAAYPALVADYLGRVIPAVAAGTGGRTRTGTVVGMTLFLSFVNYTGLSIVGWGAVVLGLVSLAPFVLMTGIAVPKMQPRRWTVQVEGSKDWRLFFNTLFWNLNYWDSASTMAGEVERPERTFPRALAVAVVLIAASYLLPLMAATGATDAPPDTWANGYLADAAGIIGGPWLKYWTEAGAVLSSVGMFEAQLSSGPFQLLGMAELGLLPAVFARRATLSRTPWVAIAASTAVTLAVSFLSFDDVVSTANFLYSLGTLLEFAAFLWLRARQPDLKRPYRVPLPLPALAAMCAVPSAFLAYVCVVAGWRVFALAGGLTALGVGLHGAMRLCRAKRWLRFEGQQGQGDHAVAPAHTV; translated from the exons ATGAACCAGGAGATCCAAATAACAAAGCTGCCGTCGCAACGCCAACAGCAACAAGAACTACCACTGCCACCAGAAGATGGCACCATCGTGAAAGATCACACGTCGCAAGACGAGCAGCAACAGGCGGCGCAAGGTCGCCACGGCGCCGTGCAAGGCGGCGGCCaccatcaccaccgccaccggagcagcagcaaactgacGGTGCTCCCGCTCATCTTCCTCATCTACTTCGAGGTGGCCGGCGGTCCGTACGGCTCCGAGCGGGCGTTCCGCGCAGCGGGCCCGCTCTTCACGCTCCTCGGCTTCCTCGTCTTCCCCTTCGCGTGGGGCGTCCCGGAGTCGCTCGTCACGGCCGAGCTCTCCGCCGCGCTCCCCGGCAACGGCGGCTTCGTCCGGTGGGCGGACCTCGCCTTCGGCCCGTTCGCCGGCTCGCTGCTCGGCACGTGGAAGTACCTCAGCTGCGTCATCAACATCGCCGCCTACCCGGCGCTCGTCGCCGACTACCTGGGCCGCGTCATCCCCGCCGTGGCCGCCGGCACGGGCGGCAGGACGCGCACGGGCACGGTGGTCGGCATGACCCTGTTCCTGTCCTTCGTCAACTACACCGGCCTGAGCATCGTTGGGTGGGGCGCCGTCGTGCTGGGGCTCGTGTCCCTGGCGCCGTTCGTGCTCATGACCGGGATAGCCGTGCCCAAGATGCAGCCGCGGCGGTGGACGGTGCAGGTGGAGGGCAGCAAGGACTGGCGCCTCTTCTTCAACACGCTCTTCTGGAACCTCAACTACTGGGACAGCGccagcaccatggccggcgaggtGGAGCGGCCGGAGCGCACGTTTCCCCGGGCGCTGGCCGTGGCAGTCGTGCTCATCGCTGCCAGCTACCTGCTGCCGCTCATGGCAGCGACCGGCGCCACGGACGCGCCGCCGGACACGTGGGCGAACGGCTACCTGGCCGATGCTGCCG GCATCATCGGAGGCCCATGGCTCAAGTACTGGACCGAGGCCGGCGCTGTTCTATCGTCCGTGGGCATGTTCGAGGCCCAGCTGAGCAGCGGCCCGTTCCAGCTGCTGGGCATGGCGGAGCTGGGCCTGCTCCCGGCGGTGTTCGCGCGCCGCGCCACCCTGTCGCGCACCCCGTGGGTGGCCATCGCCGCCTCCACGGCCGTGACGCTCGCCGTCTCCTTCCTCAGCTTCGACGACGTGGTCTCCACGGCCAACTTCCTCTACAGCCTGGGCACGCTGCTGGAGTTCGCGGCGTTCCTCTGGCTGCGCGCCAGGCAGCCCGACCTGAAGCGCCCCTACCGCGTGCCGCTCCCGCTGCCCGCGCTGGCGGCCATGTGCGCGGTGCCGTCCGCGTTCCTGGCGTACGTGTGCGTCGTGGCCGGGTGGAGGGTGTTCGCGCTCGCCGGCGGGCTCACGGCGCTCGGCGTTGGCTTGCACGGCGCCATGAGGCTGTGCAGGGCCAAGAGGTGGCTCAGGTTTGAAGGCCAGCAGGGACAAGGAGATCATGCTGTCGCACCTGCACACACGGTTTGA